In Balaenoptera acutorostrata chromosome 19, mBalAcu1.1, whole genome shotgun sequence, the following proteins share a genomic window:
- the DHX38 gene encoding pre-mRNA-splicing factor ATP-dependent RNA helicase PRP16, with amino-acid sequence MEDTSEDASIHRLEGTEVDSQVGGLIFKTKSASSEQHVFKAPAPRPSLLGLDLLASLKRREREEKDDGEDKKKSRVSSFKDWEESKDDQRDAEEEGGDQAGHSSRKDRHYRSARVETPSHPGGVSEEFWERSRQREREWREHGVYASSKEEKDRKKERSRDRDCDRKRDRDERDRNRHSSRSERDGGSERSGRRNEPESPRHRPKDAATPSRSTWDEEDSGYGSSKRSQWESPSPTPSYRDSDRSHRLSSRDRDRSVRSRYADDTPLPTPSYKYNEWADDRRHLGSTPRLSRGRGRREDGEEGISFDTEEERQQWEDDQRQADRDWYMMDEGYDEFHNPLAYSSEDYVRRREQHLHKQKQKRISAQRRQINEDNERWETNRMLTSGVVHRLEVDDDFEEDSAAKVHLMVHNLVPPFLDGRIVFTKQPEPVIPVKDATSDLAIIARKGSQTVRKHREQKERKKAQHKHWELAGTKLGDIMGVKKEEEPDKALTEDGKVDYRAEQKFADHMKKKSEASSEFAKKKSILEQRQYLPIFAVQQELLTIIRDNSIVIVVGETGSGKTTQLTQYLHEDGYTDYGMIGCTQPRRVAAMSVAKRVSEEMGGSLGEEVGYAIRFEDCTSESTLIKYMTDGILLRESLREADLDHYSAIIMDEAHERSLNTDVLFGLLREVVARRSDLKLIVTSATMDAEKFASFFGNVPIFHIPGRTFPVDILFSKTPQEDYVEAAVKQSLQVHLSGAPGDILIFMPGQEDIEVTSDQIVEHLEELENAPALAVLPIYSQLPSDLQAKIFQKAPDGVRKCIVATNIAETSLTVDGIMFVIDSGYCKLKVFNPRIGMDALQIYPISQANANQRSGRAGRTGPGQCFRLYTQSAYKNELLTTTVPEIQRTNLANVVLLLKSLGVQDLLQFHFMDPPPEDNMLNSMYQLWILGALDNTGGLTSTGRLMVEFPLDPALSKMLIVSCDMGCSSEILLIVSMLSVPAIFYRPKGREEESDQIREKFAVPESDHLTYLNVYLQWKNNNYSTIWCNDHFIHAKAMRKVREVRAQLKDIMVQQRMSLASCGTDWDIVRKCICAAYFHQAAKLKGIGEYVNIRTGMPCHLHPTSSLFGMGYTPDYIVYHELVMTTKEYMQCVTAVDGEWLAELGPMFYSVKQAGKSRQENRRRAKEEASAMEEEMALAEEQLRARRQEQEKRSPLGNVRSTKIYTPGRKEQGEPMTPRRTPARFGL; translated from the exons ATGGAGGACACCAGCGAGGATGCCTCGATCCATCGATTGGAAGGCACTGAGGTGGACTCCCAGGTTGGCGGTCTCATTTTCAAGACCAAAAGCGCATCTAGTGAGCAGCATGTCTTCAAGGCCCCTGCTCCCCGCCCTTCATTGCTGGGACTAGACTTGTTGGCTTCCctgaaaaggagggagagagaggagaaggatgACGGGGAGGACAAGAAGAAGTCCAGAGTCTCTTCCTTTAAGGACTGGGAAGAGAGCAAGGATGACCAGAGGGACGCTGAGGAGGAGGGCGGTGACCAGGCTGGCCACAGTAGCCGAAAAGACAG ACATTATCGATCTGCTCGGGTAGAGACTCCATCCCATCCTGGTGGTGTGAGTGAAGAGTTCTGGGAACGCAGTCGGCAGAGAGAGCGGGAGTGGCGGGAACATGGTGTCTACGCCTCGTCCAAAGAAGAAAAGGATCGGAAGAAGGAGAGGTCGAGGGATCGAGACTGTGACCGCAAGAGAGACAGAG ATGAGCGGGATAGAAACAGGCACAGCAGCAGATCGGAGCGAGATGGAGGGTCAGAGCGCAGCGGCAGAAGAAACGAACCTGAGAGCCCCCGACACCGGCCTAAAG ATGCAGCCACCCCTTCAAGGTCTACCTGGGATGAAGAGGACAGTGGCTATGGCTCCTCAAAGCGCTCACAGTGGGAATCGCCCTCCCCAACGCCTTCCTATCGGGATTCTGACCGGAGTCATCGGCTGTCCAGTCGAGATAGGGACAG GTCTGTGAGGAGCAGGTACGCAGACGACACGCCTCTGCCAACCCCGTCCTACAAATACAACGAGTGGGCCGATGACAGAAGACATCTGGGGTCCACCCCACGTCTGTCCAGGGGCCGAG GGAGACGTGAGGATGGCGAAGAAGGAATTTCATTTGACACAGAAGAGGAACGGCAGCAATGGGAGGACGACCAGAGG CAAGCTGACCGGGATTGGTACATGATGGATGAGGGGTATGATGAGTTCCACAACCCGCTGGCCTACTCCTCCGAGGACTACGTGAGGAGGCGGGAGCAGCATCTGCACAAACAGAAGCAGAAGCGCATTTCGGCCCAGCGGAGGCAGATCAATGAG GATAACGAACGCTGGGAGACCAACCGCATGCTCACCAGCGGGGTGGTGCATCGGCTGGAGGTGGACGACGACTTTGAAGAGGACAGTGCAGCCAAGGTCCATCTGATGGTGCATAACCTGGTGCCTCCCTTTCTGGACGGGCGCATCGTCTTCACCAAGCAG CCAGAGCCTGTGATTCCAGTCAAGGACGCCACTTCTGACCTGGCCATTATCGCTAGAAAAGGCAGTCAAACGGTGCGGAAGCACAGGGAGCAAAAGGAACGCAAAAAG GCTCAACACAAACACTGGGAACTGGCTGGAACCAAACTGGGAGATATAATGGGCGTCAAAAAAGAGGAAGAGCCGGATAAAGCTCTGACAGAGGACGGTAAAGTGGACTACAG GGCAGAGCAGAAGTTTGCAGACCACATGAAGAAAAAGAGCGAAGCCAGCAGTGAATTTGCAAAGAAGAAGTCTATTCTGGAGCAGAGGCAGTACCTGCCCAtctttgctgtgcagcaggagCTGCTCACGATTATCAG AGATAATAGCATCGTGATCGTGGTTGGGGAGACAGGGAGTGGTAAGACCACTCAGCTGACCCAGTACCTGCACGAAGACGGTTACACGGACTATGGGATGATCGGGTGCACCCAGCCCCGCCGTGTGGCTGCCATGTCGGTGGCCAAGAGAGTCAGTGAAGAGATGGGGGGCAGCCTTGGTGAGGAG GTGGGTTATGCCATCCGTTTCGAAGACTGCACTTCAGAAAGCACCTTGATCAAGTACATGACCGATGGAATCCTGCTGCGAGAGTCCCTGCGGGAAGCGGACCTGGATCACTACAGCGCCATCATCATGGACGAGGCCCATGAGCGCTCCCTCAACACCGACGTGCTCTTTGGGCTGCTCCGGGAG GTGGTGGCTCGGCGCTCAGACCTGAAGCTCATTGTCACGTCGGCCACCATGGATGCAGAgaaatttgcttccttttttggGAATGTCCCCATCTTCCATATCCCTGGTCGTACGTTCCCTGTTGACATCCTCTTCAGCAAG ACCCCCCAGGAGGATTATGTGGAGGCCGCAGTGAAGCAGTCTCTGCAGGTGCATCTGTCAGGGGCCCCCGGGGACATCCTTATCTTCATGCCTGGCCAAGAGGACATCGAG GTGACCTCAGACCAGATTGTGGAGCATCTGGAAGAACTGGAGAACGCGCCCGCCTTGGCTGTGCTGCCCATCTATTCCCAGCTGCCTTCTGACCTCCAGGCCAAAATCTTCCAGAAG GCTCCGGATGGCGTTCGGAAGTGTATTGTCGCCACCAACATTGCTGAGACCTCTCTGACTGTCGATGGCATCATGTTTGTTATCGATTCTGGTTATTGTAAATTAAAG GTCTTCAACCCCAGGATTGGCATGGATGCTCTGCAGATCTACCCCATCAGCCAGGCCAATGCCAACCAGAGGTCGGGGCGAGCCGGCAGGACGGGCCCAGGTCAGTGTTTCAG GCTCTACACCCAGAGCGCCTACAAGAACGAGCTCCTGACCACCACGGTGCCCGAGATCCAGCGGACCAACCTGGCCAACGTGGTGCTGCTGCTCAAGTCGCTGGGGGTGCAGGACCTGCTGCAGTTCCACTTCATGGACCCGCCCCCGGAGGACAACATGCTCAACTCCATGTATCAGCTCTGGATCCTCGGGGCCCTGGACAACACAG GCGGTCTGACCTCGACTGGGCGGCTGATGGTGGAGTTCCCGCTGGACCCGGCCCTGTCCAAGATGCTCATTGTGTCCTGTGACATGGGCTGCAGCTCCGAGATCCTGCTCATCGTCTCCATGCTGTCGGTCCCAGCCATCTTCTACAGGCCCAAG GGCCGAGAGGAGGAGAGCGATCAAATCCGGGAGAAGTTCGCAGTCCCTGAGAGCGACCACCTGACCTACCTGAATGTCTACCTGCAGTGGAAGAACAACAATTACTCTACCATCTGGTGTAACGATCATTTCATCCATGCCAAGGCTATGCGGAAG GTCCGGGAGGTGCGGGCTCAGCTCAAGGACATCATGGTGCAGCAGCGGATGAGCCTGGCCTCGTGTGGCACCGACTGGGACATTGTCAGGAAGTGTATCTGTGCTGCCTATTTCCACCAGGCAGCCAAGCTCAAG GGAATCGGGGAGTATGTGAATATCCGGACAGGCATGCCCTGCCACCTGCACCCCACCAGCTCCCTCTTTGGAATGGGCTACACCCCAGACTACATTGTGTATCACGAGTTGGTCATGACCACCAAG GAGTACATGCAGTGTGTGACTGCTGTGGACGGAGAGTGGCTGGCAGAGCTGGGCCCCATGTTCTACAGCGTGAAACAGGCAGGAAAGTCTCGGCAG GAGAACCGCCGACGGGCCAAAGAGGAAGCCTCTGCCATGGAGGAGGAGATGGCACTGGCCGAGGAGCAGCTGCGGGCCCGGCGGCAGGAGCAGGAAAAGCGCAGCCCCCTGGGCAATGTCAG GTCTACAAAGATCTACACCCCAGGTCGGAAAGAGCAAGGGGAACCCATGACCCCTCGCCGCACACCAGCCCGCTTTGGGCTCTGA